One Vicia villosa cultivar HV-30 ecotype Madison, WI unplaced genomic scaffold, Vvil1.0 ctg.000477F_1_1_2_unsc, whole genome shotgun sequence DNA segment encodes these proteins:
- the LOC131628761 gene encoding LRR repeats and ubiquitin-like domain-containing protein At2g30105: MEIDDGTSRSNSNSTPITISVKFSGSTIPISISPQSTIKELKSLLLPATNVLPRGQKLIFKGKVLEDPVTLAASNLSNGSKVMLVASQGLYQGDGPVMKKAQVVPPRSRKDNHSGSSDDAKKVLVKNRSERWKVTGVVALSECNLEAIPNEVWVCGSSARVLDCNNNILRNVPVEISQLTRLEKLLLNANDLSDDSINWEGLTNLKYLTVLSLNQNHLTTLPSALGSITSLRELHVSNNELAGLPDEIGHLTQLEVLKANNNRMSKISEFIGNCHSLVEVDFSSNFLSELPEKFSSFHNLKALHLSNNGMKSLPSKLFKTCLQLSTLDLHNTEITIDLLRQFEGWDDFDERRRSKHQKQIEFRVGVSRDFDEGADKN; this comes from the exons ATGGAAATCGATGATGGAACAAGCAGATCAAATTCGAATTCCACACCCATAACCATAAGCGTGAAGTTCAGTGGATCAACTATCCCCATTTCAATCTCACCTCAATCAACCATCAAAGAGCTCAAGTCCCTTCTTCTACCTGCCACTAATGTTCTTCCAAGAGGCCAAAAACTCATCTTCAAAg GTAAGGTTTTAGAAGACCCAGTTACATTGGCAGCATCAAATTTGAGTAATGGGTCCAAAGTTATGCTTGTGGCTTCTCAGGGTTTATATCAAGGG GATGGTCCTGTCATGAAGAAAGCTCAGGTTGTTCCTCCTAGATCAAGGAAAGATAATCACTCAGGTTCTAGTGACGATGCGAAGAAAGTTCTGGTAAAGAACAGGTCGGAACGATGGAAAGTAACAGGAGTTGTAGCACTGTCTGAATGCAACTTGGAG gcCATACCTAATGAGGTTTGGGTTTGTGGATCTTCTGCGAGAGTTCTAGATTGCAACAACAATATACTTAGAAATGTCCCAGTTGAAATTTCACAACTTACTCGTCTGGAG AAACTATTACTTAATGCCAATGACTTATCAGATGACTCAATTAATTGGGAAGGACTGACGAATCTGAAGTACTTAACAGTACTATCATTGAACCAGAACCA CTTAACTACTTTGCCATCTGCGTTGGGATCGATAACCTCCTTGAGGGAGCTACATGTCTCCAACAATGAATTGGCTGGTCTTCCTGATGAAATAGGGCATCTTACACAGTTAGAAGTCTTGAAAGCCAACAATAATAG GATGAGTAAAATAAGTGAATTTATAGGAAACTGCCATTCTCTTGTTGAG GTTGATTTCTCATCCAATTTTCTGTCGGAATTGCCAGAGAAATTCAGTAGTTTTCACAATTTGAAG GCTTTGCATCTTAGCAACAATGGGATGAAATCCCTACCATCAAAACTATTCAAAACATGCTTACAGCTTTCCACATTGGATCTCCACAATACAGAAATAACTATTGATCTACTTCGTCAG TTTGAAGGATGGGACGATTTTGATGAGCGTCGTCGATCAAAGCATCAGAAACAAATAGAATTCCGAGTTGGAGTTTCTAGAGATTTTGATGAAGGTGCTGATAAAAACTAA